Proteins from a single region of Hydra vulgaris chromosome 12, alternate assembly HydraT2T_AEP:
- the LOC136088391 gene encoding uncharacterized protein LOC136088391, translating to MFQKQQNDILSLISANLKLTNDRIDGLLKEISTLKETCEMLKKDNVNRNADQNKTNKQLIKFEKTQKDIEESLTFYQDCNDKKMSELEKKKSSNANIGENEKNKFRQLEDRQRRNNLRIEGVKENDNESWDDTEKIIINIFENNLNVNGVIIERAHRTGIIEKKNPRTIVIKLLNHKDKVKILKNANKLKGSGIYINEDFSLETSTIRKKLLEESKLHRINGKYSVVIYDKLIVREFIKK from the coding sequence atgttccaaaaacaacaaaatgatATACTATCGTTAATAAGTGCAAATTTAAAACTGACTAATGATCGAATCGATGGATTGCTGAAAGAAATTAGTACATTAAAGGAAACTtgtgaaatgttaaaaaaagataacgTAAACCGAAATGctgatcaaaataaaactaacaagcagttgataaagtttgaaaaaacacaaaaagacaTTGAGGAAAGTCTAACGTTTTATCAAGATTGCAATGACAAAAAAATGAGcgagttggaaaaaaaaaagtcatcgaATGCAAATATAGgtgagaatgaaaaaaataaatttagacagCTGGAAGATCGACAAAGGCGAAATAATCTTCGAATTGAAGGAGTTAAAGAAAATGACAACGAAAGTTGGGATGATacggaaaaaataataataaacatttttgaaaataatctcaaTGTAAATGGGGTAATCATAGAAAGAGCGCATAGAACTggcattattgaaaaaaaaaatccaagaaCAATTGTAATTAAGTTACTTAACCATAAAGACAAagtaaaaatcctaaaaaatgcCAATAAACTGAAAGGATCCGGAATTTATATCAACGAGGATTTTTCGCTGGAAACTTCCACAATAAGAAAGAAACTTCTTGAAGAAAGCAAATTGCACAGGATAAATGGTAAGTATTCCGTTGTTATATACGATAAGCTTATTGTtagagaatttataaaaaaataa